One Lacunisphaera limnophila DNA window includes the following coding sequences:
- the rplW gene encoding 50S ribosomal protein L23 produces MISADKVLKTIRLTEKSNKLSSNFGQYTFEVFPSATKFTVREAVEQTFKVTVTRVNIQNRKGKPKKSRAGRPITKSDSKRAIVTLKQGDKIELTS; encoded by the coding sequence ATGATTAGCGCCGATAAAGTCCTCAAAACCATCCGCCTGACGGAAAAGTCCAACAAGCTCTCCTCGAACTTCGGGCAGTACACCTTCGAGGTGTTCCCCTCCGCCACGAAATTCACCGTGCGCGAGGCCGTCGAGCAGACCTTCAAGGTCACCGTCACCCGCGTGAACATCCAGAATCGCAAGGGCAAGCCGAAGAAGTCCCGCGCCGGCCGTCCGATCACGAAGTCCGACAGCAAGCGCGCCATCGTTACCCTCAAGCAGGGCGACAAGATCGAGCTCACTTCCTGA
- the rplD gene encoding 50S ribosomal protein L4: MKLTVFTSDASKSSEQEFALPTFEGSKGLQAVKEVVVAHRANARQGTRSTKTRGEVRGGGKKPWNQKGTGRARAGSSRSPLWSGGGVVFGPKPRDFSKKINGKVKALAFNRALFDRATAGDVAVIETFTAKANKTKAINTVLGRIAPKGKVLIVDAPFTTEASRAARNLARVTLQEASKLNTLDLVQYAKIVVSSKALETIIARTNGGQS; encoded by the coding sequence ATGAAACTTACCGTTTTCACATCCGATGCCTCGAAGAGCTCCGAACAGGAGTTCGCCCTGCCGACCTTTGAAGGGTCCAAGGGCCTGCAGGCCGTCAAGGAAGTCGTCGTTGCTCACCGGGCCAACGCCCGCCAGGGCACGCGTTCCACCAAGACCCGCGGCGAAGTGCGCGGCGGCGGCAAAAAGCCGTGGAACCAGAAGGGCACGGGCCGCGCCCGCGCCGGTTCCTCCCGCTCCCCCCTGTGGTCCGGCGGCGGCGTCGTCTTCGGCCCCAAGCCCCGCGACTTCTCCAAGAAGATCAACGGCAAGGTCAAGGCCCTCGCCTTCAACCGCGCCCTCTTCGACCGCGCCACCGCCGGTGACGTCGCCGTCATCGAGACGTTCACCGCCAAGGCCAACAAGACCAAGGCCATCAACACCGTCCTCGGCCGCATCGCCCCCAAGGGCAAGGTGCTCATCGTCGACGCTCCCTTCACCACCGAGGCCAGCCGCGCCGCGCGCAACCTCGCCCGTGTCACCCTCCAGGAAGCCTCCAAGCTCAACACCCTCGATCTCGTGCAGTACGCCAAGATCGTCGTGTCCAGCAAGGCCCTCGAGACGATCATCGCCCGCACCAATGGAGGCCAGTCATGA
- the rpsJ gene encoding 30S ribosomal protein S10: protein MKGQRIRIKLQGFDYRVIDQSASEIVETAKRSGARVSGPIPLPTHIVKLSVNRSPHVDKKSMEQFESRTHKRLIDILEPTAQTVDELKKLNLPSGVDITINV, encoded by the coding sequence ATGAAAGGCCAACGCATTCGCATCAAACTCCAGGGCTTCGACTATCGCGTCATCGACCAGTCCGCCTCGGAAATCGTGGAAACCGCCAAGCGCTCCGGCGCCCGCGTCTCGGGTCCCATCCCGCTGCCCACCCACATCGTGAAGCTTTCGGTCAACCGCTCCCCGCACGTCGACAAGAAGTCCATGGAGCAGTTCGAATCCCGCACGCACAAGCGCCTCATCGACATCCTGGAGCCCACCGCCCAGACCGTCGACGAACTCAAGAAGCTCAACCTTCCGTCCGGCGTCGATATTACCATCAACGTTTAA
- the rplB gene encoding 50S ribosomal protein L2, with translation MALKSFRPHTASLRFTTLNRPAGLSKNRPERSLVESKSKTGGRNTYGRITSRRRGGGHKKLYRIIDFKRAKLDMPAKVQSIEYDPNRTALLALLAYADGTKTYVLAPAGLKAGDTVYNAMKTDTNDFRPGNSFPLSVIPPATKLHAVELLPGRGAQIARSAGTSVELVAIENGYAQIRMSSGETRLVNAQCRATIGEVSNADHSKRSLGKAGRNRWLGKRPRVRGVAMNPVDHPNGGGQGKSKGGGGRQHLVSPWGQLAKGFPTRKRTKLSSNFILVRANGRPPRGKK, from the coding sequence ATGGCCCTCAAATCCTTCCGTCCCCACACCGCGTCCCTCCGGTTCACCACCCTGAACCGCCCGGCCGGCCTGTCCAAGAACCGCCCGGAGCGCTCCCTCGTCGAGTCGAAGAGCAAGACCGGCGGCCGCAACACCTACGGTCGCATCACCTCCCGCCGTCGCGGCGGCGGGCACAAGAAGCTCTACCGCATCATCGACTTCAAGCGCGCCAAGCTCGACATGCCCGCCAAGGTGCAGTCGATCGAGTACGATCCCAATCGCACGGCCCTGCTCGCGCTCCTCGCCTATGCCGACGGCACCAAGACCTATGTCCTCGCGCCCGCGGGGCTCAAGGCCGGTGACACCGTCTACAACGCGATGAAGACCGACACGAACGACTTCCGTCCCGGCAATTCGTTCCCGCTCTCCGTGATCCCGCCCGCCACCAAGCTGCACGCCGTCGAGCTGCTGCCCGGCCGCGGCGCCCAGATCGCCCGCTCCGCCGGCACCTCCGTCGAGCTCGTGGCCATCGAAAACGGCTACGCCCAGATCCGCATGTCCTCCGGCGAGACCCGCCTGGTCAACGCCCAGTGCCGCGCCACCATCGGCGAGGTTTCCAACGCCGACCACAGCAAACGCTCCCTCGGCAAGGCCGGCCGCAATCGCTGGCTCGGCAAGCGCCCCCGCGTCCGCGGCGTCGCCATGAACCCGGTCGACCACCCCAACGGTGGCGGTCAGGGCAAGTCCAAGGGCGGCGGCGGTCGCCAGCACCTCGTGTCCCCGTGGGGCCAGCTCGCCAAGGGCTTCCCGACGCGCAAGCGCACCAAGCTCTCCAGCAACTTCATCCTCGTTCGCGCCAACGGCCGTCCGCCGCGCGGCAAGAAGTAA
- the rplC gene encoding 50S ribosomal protein L3, with product MIATLLGKKIGMTQVYDAQNVLVPVTVVEAGPCPVVQVKTIESDGYNAVQLGFGAQKAKNASKAETNHAKKAGLGSTPRVLNEVRLTEAFTGKAGDVITVAAFTEGQVIDVLGVSKGKGFQGVVKRFRVGGGPAAHGSMFHRRIGSIGMRQTPGRTWKNQRMPGHMGSLFRTVQNLRVVKIIADKNLILVNGSIPGANGDDVIIRAGKKAKKA from the coding sequence ATGATCGCTACACTATTAGGAAAAAAAATCGGCATGACCCAGGTCTACGACGCTCAAAACGTCCTGGTCCCGGTCACCGTGGTTGAAGCCGGCCCGTGCCCGGTCGTTCAAGTCAAGACCATCGAGTCCGACGGCTACAATGCCGTGCAGCTCGGTTTCGGTGCCCAGAAGGCGAAGAACGCCTCCAAGGCCGAGACCAATCACGCCAAGAAGGCCGGTCTCGGCAGCACGCCCCGCGTGCTGAACGAGGTCCGCCTCACCGAGGCGTTCACCGGCAAGGCCGGCGACGTCATCACGGTGGCCGCCTTCACCGAAGGCCAGGTCATCGACGTGCTCGGCGTGTCGAAGGGCAAGGGCTTCCAGGGCGTCGTCAAGCGCTTCCGCGTCGGCGGCGGCCCCGCCGCCCACGGCTCCATGTTCCACCGCCGCATCGGCTCCATCGGCATGCGCCAGACGCCCGGCCGCACCTGGAAGAACCAGCGCATGCCCGGCCACATGGGCAGCCTGTTCCGCACCGTGCAGAACCTGCGCGTCGTGAAGATCATCGCCGACAAGAACCTCATCCTCGTCAACGGCTCCATTCCTGGCGCCAACGGCGACGATGTCATCATCCGGGCGGGCAAGAAGGCCAAGAAAGCCTAA